The following are encoded together in the Salmonella enterica subsp. enterica serovar Choleraesuis genome:
- the fabA gene encoding 3-hydroxydecanoyl-[acyl-carrier-protein] dehydratase: protein MLMMDRVIKMTETGGNYDKGYVEAELDINPDLWFFGCHFIGDPVMPGCLGLDAMWQLVGFYLGWLGGEGKGRALGVGEVKFTGQILPDAHKVTYRIHFKRVVNRRLIMGLADGEVLVDGRVIYTASDLKVGLFKDTSAF, encoded by the coding sequence ATGCTGATGATGGACCGCGTGATCAAAATGACCGAAACCGGCGGTAACTACGACAAGGGTTACGTCGAAGCTGAGCTGGATATCAATCCGGACCTGTGGTTCTTCGGCTGCCACTTTATCGGTGATCCGGTAATGCCTGGCTGCCTGGGTCTCGACGCTATGTGGCAGCTGGTTGGTTTTTATCTGGGCTGGCTCGGTGGCGAAGGCAAAGGCCGCGCTCTGGGCGTAGGTGAAGTTAAATTCACCGGGCAGATTCTGCCGGATGCGCACAAAGTGACTTACCGTATTCACTTCAAACGCGTTGTGAATCGCCGCCTGATTATGGGCCTGGCTGATGGTGAGGTTCTGGTTGATGGCCGCGTTATCTACACCGCCAGCGACCTGAAAGTAGGTCTTTTTAAAGATACTTCCGCATTCTAA
- the matP gene encoding macrodomain Ter protein, which translates to MKYQQLENLESGWKWKYLVKKHREGELITHYLETSAAQQAVDSLLQMENHPLQVNQWVELHINPALLNRMKQTIRARRKRHFNAEHQHTRKKSIDLEYLVWQRLAALAGRRGKTLSETVVQLIEDAESKEKFENKISSLKSGLEDLLTGK; encoded by the coding sequence ATGAAATATCAACAACTCGAAAACCTGGAAAGTGGCTGGAAGTGGAAATACCTCGTGAAGAAGCATCGCGAAGGGGAGCTAATTACCCACTATCTTGAAACCAGCGCGGCTCAGCAGGCGGTGGACAGTTTATTGCAGATGGAAAACCATCCATTGCAGGTGAATCAGTGGGTAGAGCTGCATATTAATCCAGCGCTGCTTAATCGAATGAAGCAAACTATACGTGCGCGCAGAAAACGCCATTTTAATGCCGAACATCAGCACACCCGGAAGAAATCTATCGATCTGGAATATTTGGTCTGGCAGCGCCTGGCTGCTCTGGCCGGCAGGAGAGGGAAGACGCTTTCTGAAACAGTGGTGCAGCTTATTGAGGACGCCGAGAGTAAAGAGAAGTTTGAAAACAAAATCTCGTCGTTAAAAAGCGGTTTAGAAGATTTGCTGACCGGGAAATAA
- a CDS encoding paraquat-inducible protein A, giving the protein MCEHHHTGKYILCPHCDLMVALPVLDSGHKAECPRCDTTLTTSWDALRQRPTAYALAALFMLLLANLFTFITMNVAGVSSQITLPRIPTIMVSDDYASLATFFMLFVQMIPAFCLVVILLLVNRVRMSEGLRRNLARVLFALKNWGMAEIFLAGVLVSFVKLMAYGDIGVGLSFTPWCLYCVLQLRAFQCVDRRWLWDDIEPAPALPKTPVVGISGLGQNLRSCSCCTAILTADTRECPRCHSHGYARRKNSLQWTLALLTTAIMLYLPANILPIMNTSFLGSNLGSTILAGVILLWSEGSYPIAMVIFIASIMVPTLKMVAIAWLCWDANSNKRIDSKRMHFIYEIVEFVGRWSMIDVFVIAVLSALVRMGALMNITPAIGAVLFASVVILTMIAAATFDPRLLWDRVETSVSEESLEHGK; this is encoded by the coding sequence ATGTGTGAGCATCACCACACCGGAAAATATATTCTGTGCCCGCATTGCGATTTAATGGTCGCTTTGCCGGTACTGGATTCCGGGCATAAGGCCGAGTGCCCACGCTGCGACACAACTCTGACGACCAGCTGGGATGCGCTACGCCAGCGGCCAACGGCATATGCCCTGGCCGCGCTATTTATGCTGTTGCTGGCGAACCTGTTTACCTTCATTACGATGAATGTAGCCGGGGTTTCCAGCCAGATAACCTTGCCGCGCATCCCAACTATTATGGTGTCGGATGATTACGCGAGCCTCGCGACTTTTTTTATGCTGTTTGTCCAGATGATCCCGGCATTCTGCCTGGTGGTTATTTTATTGCTGGTCAATCGTGTACGGATGTCAGAAGGGTTAAGGCGTAACTTAGCCAGAGTGCTGTTTGCTCTTAAAAACTGGGGTATGGCGGAGATTTTCCTGGCCGGGGTGTTGGTAAGCTTCGTCAAGCTGATGGCCTACGGCGATATCGGCGTTGGGTTAAGCTTTACGCCCTGGTGCCTGTATTGCGTTTTGCAACTGCGGGCCTTTCAGTGTGTCGATCGCCGCTGGCTATGGGATGATATTGAACCAGCTCCGGCTTTGCCGAAAACACCGGTAGTCGGTATTAGCGGTTTAGGTCAGAACCTGCGCTCATGCTCCTGCTGTACCGCCATTCTTACGGCGGATACGAGGGAGTGCCCACGCTGTCACTCGCACGGCTATGCCAGACGTAAAAACAGCCTGCAGTGGACACTGGCGCTGTTAACTACGGCGATAATGCTTTATCTGCCGGCAAATATTCTGCCTATCATGAATACCAGCTTCCTGGGTTCCAACCTAGGCTCCACAATCCTGGCCGGGGTAATTTTACTGTGGAGCGAGGGGTCATATCCGATAGCTATGGTCATTTTTATCGCCAGTATTATGGTACCGACGTTAAAAATGGTGGCTATCGCCTGGCTATGTTGGGATGCCAATAGCAATAAGCGTATTGATAGCAAGCGGATGCATTTTATATATGAAATTGTGGAGTTTGTTGGCCGCTGGTCGATGATTGATGTATTCGTCATTGCCGTACTGTCCGCACTGGTGCGGATGGGGGCATTGATGAACATCACGCCTGCGATTGGGGCCGTGCTGTTTGCAAGTGTCGTTATTCTTACCATGATTGCAGCAGCGACATTCGATCCACGTTTACTATGGGACCGGGTTGAGACGTCGGTTTCTGAGGAGTCCTTAGAGCATGGAAAATAA
- the uup gene encoding ABC transporter ATPase → MSLMSMHGAWLSFSDAPLLDNAELHIEDNERVCLVGRNGAGKSTLMKILNRELPLDDGRLIYEQDLIVARLQQDPPRDIAGSVWDFVAEGVAEQAEFLRKYHDISRLVMEDPSERNLNELARVQEQLDHQGLWQLENRINEVLAQLELPAEAPLASLSGGWLRKAALGRALVSNPRVLLLDEPTNHLDIETIDWLETFLKSFSGTIVFISHDRSFIRHMATRIVDLDRGKLISYPGDYDQYLVAKEDALRVEEQQNAEFDRRLAQEEVWIRQGIKARRTRNEGRVRALKAMRRERGERREKMGSAKMQVEEAARSGKIVMEMENVNYQVADKRLVTNFSSQIQRGDKIALVGPNGCGKTTLLKLMLGQLKADSGRIHIGTKLEVAYFDQHRAELDPEKTVMDNLAEGKQEVMVNGKPRHVLGYLQDFLFHPKRAMTPVRALSGGERNRLLLARLFLKPSNLLILDEPTNDLDVETLELLEELVDGYQGTVLLVSHDRQFVDNTVTECWIFEGEGRIGQYVGGYEDARSQQAAAQPLRTAAEKKAPAVKAVDTKAETVKRPAAKLSYNLQRELDELPARLEQLEAELDALQAQVSDSAFFNQPHETTQKTLALLAQTEQQLESAFERWEYLESQKNGG, encoded by the coding sequence ATGTCATTAATGAGTATGCACGGAGCCTGGCTTTCGTTTAGCGATGCGCCGTTGCTGGATAATGCCGAATTACATATAGAAGATAATGAACGAGTGTGCCTGGTTGGCCGTAACGGCGCCGGGAAGTCCACGCTGATGAAGATCCTCAATCGTGAGCTGCCGCTTGACGATGGGCGTCTTATCTATGAACAGGATCTGATCGTTGCCCGTTTGCAGCAGGATCCGCCGCGCGATATCGCTGGCAGCGTCTGGGATTTCGTTGCTGAAGGCGTAGCCGAACAGGCTGAGTTTTTACGCAAATATCACGACATCTCACGCCTGGTGATGGAAGATCCGAGCGAAAGGAACCTCAACGAACTGGCGCGAGTGCAGGAACAGCTCGATCACCAGGGCCTGTGGCAGCTGGAAAACCGAATTAACGAAGTTCTGGCCCAGCTGGAACTGCCTGCCGAAGCGCCCCTGGCGTCATTATCCGGCGGTTGGCTGCGTAAAGCGGCTTTGGGCCGTGCGCTGGTCAGTAACCCGCGCGTGCTGCTGCTGGACGAACCGACTAACCACCTGGATATCGAAACTATCGACTGGCTGGAGACTTTCCTGAAAAGCTTCTCCGGGACGATAGTATTTATTTCCCACGACCGTTCGTTTATTCGCCATATGGCTACCCGTATTGTCGATCTCGATCGCGGCAAACTTATCTCTTATCCCGGTGATTACGACCAGTATCTCGTGGCGAAAGAAGACGCTTTACGGGTGGAAGAGCAGCAAAACGCTGAGTTTGACCGCCGTCTCGCCCAGGAAGAGGTGTGGATTCGTCAGGGGATTAAGGCGCGTCGTACCCGAAATGAAGGCCGGGTGCGCGCGCTGAAAGCGATGCGTCGTGAGCGCGGAGAGCGTCGCGAGAAGATGGGGAGCGCTAAAATGCAGGTGGAAGAGGCTGCTCGCTCCGGCAAGATTGTTATGGAAATGGAGAATGTGAACTATCAGGTTGCCGATAAGCGTCTGGTGACTAACTTCTCCTCCCAGATACAGCGCGGCGATAAAATTGCGCTGGTGGGGCCAAACGGCTGTGGGAAAACCACGCTGCTGAAACTGATGCTCGGTCAGCTTAAAGCGGACAGCGGGCGTATCCATATCGGTACCAAGCTGGAAGTTGCTTATTTTGACCAGCACCGCGCCGAATTGGATCCGGAAAAAACTGTGATGGATAACCTGGCAGAAGGCAAACAGGAAGTCATGGTGAACGGGAAACCACGCCACGTTCTGGGCTATCTGCAAGACTTCTTATTCCATCCGAAACGGGCAATGACACCGGTTCGTGCGCTGTCTGGCGGGGAGCGCAACCGCCTGCTGCTGGCGCGTCTGTTCCTCAAGCCTAGCAACCTGTTAATTCTCGATGAGCCCACTAACGACCTGGATGTAGAAACTCTCGAGCTGCTGGAAGAACTGGTTGATGGCTACCAGGGAACCGTATTGCTGGTGAGCCATGACCGTCAGTTTGTTGATAATACGGTAACTGAATGCTGGATCTTTGAAGGTGAAGGCCGTATTGGCCAGTATGTCGGCGGTTATGAGGATGCCCGCAGCCAGCAGGCGGCAGCTCAGCCACTGCGCACCGCAGCGGAGAAAAAAGCGCCAGCCGTTAAAGCTGTTGATACAAAAGCAGAAACGGTCAAACGTCCGGCAGCTAAACTAAGCTATAACCTGCAGCGCGAACTGGACGAGCTTCCTGCCCGTCTGGAACAGCTTGAAGCTGAGCTTGATGCTTTACAGGCGCAAGTCAGTGATTCAGCGTTTTTTAATCAGCCTCATGAAACGACCCAAAAAACTCTGGCGCTACTGGCACAGACCGAGCAGCAGCTCGAATCTGCCTTCGAACGCTGGGAGTATCTGGAGTCGCAGAAAAACGGCGGTTAA
- the ycbY gene encoding ribosomal RNA large subunit methyltransferase K/L, which yields MKSLFASTARGLEELLKTELEQLGALNCQVVQGGVHFQGDSRLLYQSLMWSRLASRILLPLGECKVYSDLDLYLGAQVIPWTEMFAPGSTFAVHFSGLNETIRNSQYGALKVKDAIVDAFTRKNLPRPDVDREEPDMRINVWLHDNVASIALDLSGDGLHQRGYRDRTGAAPMKENLAAAVVMRSGWEQGTPLLDPMCGSGTLLIEAAMMATDRAPGLRRTRWGFTGWTGHDEELWKSVVAEAQVRAKRGAADYQSKFYGSDSDARVIETARANVRRAGLNDLFSLEVRDVTRLVNPLPEGPTGTVISNPPYGERLDSEPALIALHSVLGRIMKTQFGGWNLSLFSASPELLSCLQLRAHRQFKAKNGPLDCVQKNYQLVASAEGTSVGEIAPDFANRLRKNAKKLEKWARQQGIECFRLYDADLPEYNVAVDRYADWVVIQEYAPPKTVDAAKARQRLFDVIAATLAVLQIAPNRLVLKTRERQKGKNQYQKLAEKKEFFEVKEFNARLWVNLTDYLDTGLFLDHRIARQRLGQMSQGKDFLNLFSYTGSASVHAGLGGARTTTTVDMSRTYLEWAERNLRLNGLSGRPHRLIQADCLQWLRESQEQFDLIFIDPPTFSNSKRMDNTFDVQRDHLQLMRDLKRLLRPGGTIMFSNNKRGFKMDNAGLQELGLEARDITAQTQSQDFARNRQIHNCWLVTHAVKG from the coding sequence ATGAAATCTCTGTTTGCCAGTACGGCCCGGGGGCTGGAAGAGCTCCTGAAAACTGAACTCGAACAACTGGGCGCGCTGAATTGCCAGGTGGTCCAGGGGGGGGTGCATTTTCAGGGCGACAGCCGTCTGCTGTATCAAAGCCTGATGTGGAGCCGGCTGGCATCGCGCATTCTTCTGCCTTTAGGAGAGTGCAAGGTTTATAGCGACCTCGACCTCTACCTCGGCGCCCAGGTCATTCCGTGGACTGAAATGTTCGCGCCAGGCTCTACCTTTGCCGTCCACTTTAGCGGGCTAAATGAAACCATTCGCAATAGTCAGTATGGTGCCCTTAAAGTTAAAGATGCCATTGTCGATGCTTTTACTCGTAAAAATTTACCGCGTCCGGATGTCGATCGCGAAGAGCCGGATATGCGGATTAACGTCTGGCTGCACGACAATGTAGCTAGCATTGCGTTAGATCTTAGCGGCGATGGGTTGCATCAACGCGGTTACCGCGATCGCACCGGCGCCGCGCCAATGAAAGAAAACCTGGCGGCTGCCGTAGTGATGCGCTCCGGCTGGGAGCAGGGCACACCACTGCTCGACCCAATGTGTGGTTCCGGTACGCTGCTTATCGAAGCGGCAATGATGGCTACCGACAGAGCGCCGGGGCTGCGCCGCACGCGCTGGGGCTTTACCGGCTGGACCGGTCACGATGAAGAATTGTGGAAATCGGTAGTGGCTGAAGCCCAGGTGCGTGCAAAACGTGGGGCTGCGGATTACCAGAGCAAATTCTACGGTTCGGACAGCGATGCGCGGGTCATTGAAACCGCGCGGGCGAACGTACGCCGCGCCGGGTTAAACGACCTGTTCAGTCTGGAAGTGCGCGATGTTACCCGGCTGGTTAACCCGCTGCCGGAAGGCCCGACGGGTACGGTTATCAGCAACCCGCCGTACGGTGAACGTCTGGACAGCGAACCGGCGCTGATTGCACTGCACAGCGTGCTGGGGCGCATTATGAAAACCCAGTTTGGCGGCTGGAATCTGTCGCTGTTTAGTGCCTCTCCAGAATTGTTAAGCTGCCTGCAGCTGCGTGCCCACCGTCAGTTCAAAGCGAAAAACGGCCCGCTGGATTGTGTGCAGAAAAACTACCAGCTGGTGGCCAGTGCGGAAGGTACAAGCGTAGGCGAGATTGCGCCTGATTTTGCCAACCGCCTGCGCAAGAACGCTAAAAAACTTGAGAAATGGGCACGCCAGCAGGGGATTGAATGTTTCCGGTTATATGATGCAGATCTGCCGGAATATAATGTGGCGGTTGACCGTTATGCCGACTGGGTCGTCATTCAGGAGTATGCTCCGCCGAAAACGGTTGATGCGGCGAAAGCACGTCAGCGCCTGTTTGATGTTATTGCCGCTACCCTTGCCGTATTGCAGATAGCTCCAAACCGGCTGGTGCTGAAAACCCGCGAGCGTCAGAAGGGCAAAAATCAGTATCAGAAACTGGCCGAGAAAAAAGAGTTCTTCGAGGTAAAAGAATTCAACGCTCGTCTGTGGGTTAACCTGACCGACTACCTGGATACCGGCCTGTTCCTTGACCACCGTATTGCCCGCCAGCGACTGGGCCAGATGAGCCAGGGTAAAGACTTCTTGAATCTGTTCTCCTATACCGGTAGCGCCAGCGTGCACGCCGGACTTGGCGGCGCGCGTACGACAACGACGGTAGATATGTCGCGCACCTATCTGGAGTGGGCGGAGCGCAATTTACGTCTTAACGGTCTAAGCGGCCGACCTCATCGTCTGATTCAGGCCGACTGCCTGCAATGGCTGCGGGAAAGTCAGGAGCAGTTCGATCTTATCTTTATCGATCCGCCAACGTTCTCTAACTCTAAGCGGATGGATAATACTTTTGATGTTCAGCGCGACCATTTGCAGCTGATGCGCGATCTTAAGCGCCTGCTGCGCCCGGGAGGCACCATTATGTTCTCCAACAACAAACGGGGCTTCAAAATGGACAACGCCGGCTTACAGGAGCTGGGCCTTGAGGCGCGCGATATCACCGCCCAGACCCAGTCTCAGGATTTTGCCCGTAACCGCCAGATTCATAATTGCTGGCTGGTGACTCACGCAGTAAAAGGTTAA
- the ycbZ gene encoding Lon protease: MVKAAETNATLSLLARQTSSLFTPDGKLHGGRYIATASQIELHNPIDAADDFTSSGQVIYADWVEPEQLFGCLRQFREQLSLQPGLIHQANGGILILSLRSVLAQPLMWLRLKQMVAQKRFDWLSEDETSPLPVSIPSLPLDLRLILTGERESLADFSEMEPELCDNALYGELEALLTLNDEQDMATWCQWVNHVADGLKLKPLACDAWPVLIREAARHTGDSEILPLEIEWLQRLLSEAKPFASDNVIDASALTSMLEQRNWRQGYLADRMRDEILQQQILIETEGARVGQVNALSVLEFPGHPQAFGEPSRISCVVHVGDGEFIDVERKAELGGNLHAKAMMIIQAFLMGELNLDQQLPFSASLTFEQSYGEVDGDSASMAELTAVISALAGVPVNQHIAITGSVDQFGRTQPVGGLNEKIEGFFRVCQQRELTGEQGVIIPTANVRHLSLPQDLLDAVEAGQFTLWAVDDVREALMLLTNVPWQGDMDMTLVQLIQERIAQANQQDSRTRYPWPLRWLNWFNHN; this comes from the coding sequence TTGGTCAAAGCCGCAGAAACCAACGCCACCCTATCCTTACTGGCTCGCCAGACTTCCAGTCTGTTCACACCAGATGGAAAACTGCATGGCGGTCGTTATATCGCCACTGCGAGCCAAATTGAACTCCATAACCCAATAGATGCAGCCGATGATTTTACCTCCAGTGGTCAGGTAATCTATGCCGACTGGGTCGAGCCTGAGCAGCTGTTTGGCTGCCTGCGCCAGTTCCGGGAGCAGCTTTCATTACAGCCCGGACTCATTCATCAGGCAAACGGCGGTATCCTGATACTGTCTCTTCGCTCTGTACTGGCACAGCCACTCATGTGGCTGCGCCTCAAACAAATGGTGGCTCAAAAACGCTTTGACTGGTTATCAGAAGATGAAACCAGCCCGCTACCGGTATCTATTCCCTCCCTGCCATTAGATTTACGCCTGATACTTACCGGTGAGCGTGAATCGCTGGCCGACTTTAGCGAAATGGAACCCGAGCTATGCGACAACGCTTTGTATGGCGAGCTGGAAGCCCTGTTAACGCTAAATGATGAACAAGATATGGCAACATGGTGCCAGTGGGTTAACCATGTCGCGGACGGCCTTAAGCTAAAACCTTTGGCGTGTGATGCCTGGCCCGTGCTTATTCGTGAGGCTGCGCGCCACACCGGAGATAGCGAGATCCTGCCGCTGGAGATTGAATGGTTACAGCGCTTATTAAGCGAAGCTAAACCATTTGCCAGTGACAACGTCATTGATGCCAGCGCACTGACCAGCATGCTGGAACAGCGTAACTGGCGTCAGGGCTATCTGGCCGACCGCATGCGTGACGAGATACTACAGCAGCAAATATTGATTGAAACCGAAGGTGCTCGCGTCGGTCAGGTCAATGCTTTGTCCGTACTCGAATTTCCAGGCCACCCGCAGGCATTTGGCGAACCTTCACGTATTAGCTGTGTCGTGCACGTTGGCGATGGCGAATTTATCGATGTAGAGCGTAAAGCCGAGCTTGGCGGGAACCTGCATGCGAAAGCGATGATGATAATTCAGGCTTTCCTGATGGGTGAGCTCAACCTGGATCAGCAACTGCCGTTCTCTGCTTCCCTGACTTTTGAGCAGTCCTATGGCGAAGTTGATGGCGATAGCGCATCAATGGCTGAGTTAACTGCAGTAATCAGCGCTCTGGCCGGCGTTCCGGTTAATCAACATATCGCCATTACCGGTTCGGTTGATCAATTTGGTCGTACTCAGCCGGTCGGCGGTCTGAATGAAAAAATTGAGGGCTTTTTCCGCGTCTGTCAGCAGCGTGAGCTGACAGGTGAGCAGGGGGTCATTATTCCTACGGCTAACGTACGCCATCTTTCACTGCCTCAAGACTTACTTGATGCCGTCGAGGCCGGGCAATTTACCCTCTGGGCGGTAGATGACGTACGTGAAGCTCTTATGTTACTAACTAACGTTCCGTGGCAAGGCGATATGGACATGACATTAGTCCAGCTTATCCAGGAACGTATCGCTCAGGCAAATCAGCAAGACTCCAGAACGCGCTATCCATGGCCGCTCCGCTGGTTGAACTGGTTCAACCACAACTGA
- a CDS encoding paraquat-inducible protein B translates to MENNHGDAKVHKVKNWSPVWIFPIVTALIGAWILFYHYSHQGPEVTLITTNAEGIEGGKTTIKSRSVDVGLVESAVLTDDLHHVEIKARLNPGMEKLLHKDSVFWVVKPQIGRGGVTGLGTLLSGAYIELQPGIKGNRPDRYELLDAPPLAPPDAKGIRILLDSKKAGQLSPGDPVLFRGYRVGSVETSTFDPVTRGISYQLFISAPNDRLVTSNVRFWKDSGIAVDLNSSGMRVEMGSLTTLLSGGVSFDVPDSEPLGQPVADRTEFKLFDDQRSIQDSMYTKHINYVLFFKDSIRGLQAGAPVEFRGIRLGTVSQVPFLVPGLHQQFGDNYRIPIQISMEPERFLQQLGENPADKAHVGDLVKRGLRASLKTGNLVTGALYVDLDFYPQEPLISEMKDVSGYTVIPTISGGLAQIQQKLVSALDKINGLPLDPMLNQATSTLGETQKTMQHLQQTLDNVNKLTGSESAQKLPADMQKTLQELNRSMQGFQPGSAAYNKMVADMQRLDQVLRELQPVLQTLNQKSNALVFEAKNKKDPQPKGAKP, encoded by the coding sequence ATGGAAAATAACCATGGGGATGCCAAAGTGCATAAGGTGAAGAACTGGTCGCCGGTTTGGATCTTCCCAATTGTTACCGCGCTTATCGGCGCGTGGATACTATTTTATCACTATAGCCATCAGGGGCCGGAAGTTACCCTGATAACCACCAATGCCGAAGGCATAGAAGGCGGAAAAACAACGATTAAAAGCCGCAGCGTGGATGTTGGTTTAGTTGAAAGCGCGGTGCTAACAGACGATCTGCATCACGTGGAGATTAAGGCGCGACTTAATCCAGGAATGGAAAAGTTGCTGCATAAAGATTCGGTATTCTGGGTGGTGAAACCTCAGATTGGGCGCGGTGGTGTAACCGGGCTCGGTACGCTGCTGTCCGGTGCTTACATTGAGTTGCAGCCGGGTATCAAAGGGAATCGCCCGGATCGCTATGAGCTACTGGATGCGCCACCGCTGGCACCGCCGGACGCTAAAGGAATTCGCATTCTTTTAGATAGCAAGAAAGCGGGGCAGCTTTCGCCTGGCGATCCGGTACTATTCCGCGGTTATCGGGTGGGCTCAGTTGAAACCAGCACCTTTGACCCGGTTACGCGTGGGATCAGTTATCAGCTATTTATTTCAGCGCCGAACGATCGACTGGTAACCAGCAATGTTCGTTTCTGGAAAGATAGTGGTATTGCGGTCGATCTTAACTCGTCAGGTATGCGGGTAGAAATGGGATCTCTGACCACGCTTTTAAGCGGTGGTGTGAGTTTCGATGTGCCTGACAGCGAACCGCTGGGCCAGCCCGTTGCCGATCGTACAGAATTCAAGCTGTTTGACGATCAGCGCAGCATTCAGGATTCGATGTACACCAAGCATATTAACTATGTGCTGTTCTTCAAAGACTCGATTCGCGGTCTGCAGGCCGGTGCGCCGGTAGAGTTCCGCGGCATCCGTTTGGGTACCGTAAGTCAGGTGCCGTTCCTGGTGCCGGGGTTGCATCAGCAGTTTGGCGATAACTACCGTATCCCGATTCAGATAAGCATGGAGCCGGAACGTTTCCTTCAGCAGTTGGGCGAAAACCCGGCAGATAAAGCTCACGTTGGCGATCTGGTAAAACGCGGCCTGAGGGCATCGCTGAAAACCGGTAACCTGGTGACCGGTGCGCTGTATGTCGATCTGGACTTCTATCCGCAGGAGCCGCTGATTAGTGAGATGAAGGACGTTAGTGGTTACACCGTTATTCCAACTATCTCAGGCGGCCTTGCTCAGATTCAGCAGAAACTGGTTAGCGCGCTGGATAAAATTAATGGTTTACCGCTTGATCCGATGCTGAATCAGGCCACCAGCACGCTGGGTGAAACTCAGAAAACGATGCAACACCTGCAACAGACGCTGGATAACGTTAATAAACTCACCGGTAGCGAGTCGGCTCAGAAGCTTCCTGCCGATATGCAGAAAACGCTTCAGGAGCTGAACCGCAGCATGCAAGGCTTCCAGCCGGGGTCTGCGGCGTACAATAAGATGGTGGCGGACATGCAGCGCCTTGACCAGGTATTGCGCGAACTTCAGCCGGTATTGCAGACGCTGAATCAGAAAAGTAATGCCCTGGTATTCGAAGCTAAGAATAAGAAAGACCCACAGCCTAAAGGAGCAAAACCGTGA
- the lpxP gene encoding lipid A biosynthesis palmitoleoyltransferase — protein sequence MMSRKDIELLHPKYWLTWFGLGVLWLLVQMPYPWIVKLGRFLGTRSRVFLKRRESIARRNLRLCFPNMSDERIEQLIADNFKSLGMGLLETGMGWFWSDNRLRKYFEIDGKDRFLAAQQHHRGVMLVGVHFMSLELCGRIMGLCQPILATYRPHNNALMERVQTWGRSRSLKGMIDRKNLRAVITSLKKEEVVWFAPDQDYGPKGSIFTPFFAVEKAATTKGPLVLSRLSNAVMMTMTLTRKSNNSGYCLHFGTEFKQLPEEEAEASAYVNHAIEAEIMRAPEQYLWVHRRFKTRPIGEPSLYGA from the coding sequence ATGATGAGCAGAAAAGATATAGAACTATTGCACCCCAAATACTGGCTGACCTGGTTTGGCCTGGGTGTGCTGTGGTTACTGGTACAAATGCCTTATCCATGGATCGTGAAGCTAGGACGATTTTTAGGAACCCGGTCGCGGGTTTTTCTTAAACGACGTGAATCTATTGCCCGGCGGAATTTACGCCTTTGTTTCCCCAATATGAGTGATGAGCGTATTGAGCAACTGATTGCTGATAACTTCAAATCGCTAGGAATGGGGCTGCTGGAAACCGGGATGGGTTGGTTCTGGAGTGACAACCGGCTACGTAAGTATTTCGAAATTGACGGTAAAGACCGCTTCCTGGCGGCCCAACAGCATCATCGCGGGGTCATGCTGGTTGGGGTTCACTTTATGTCCCTGGAGCTGTGTGGCCGTATTATGGGGCTGTGTCAGCCGATACTGGCAACCTACCGCCCACATAACAACGCTTTAATGGAACGAGTACAAACCTGGGGGCGTTCACGCTCTCTGAAAGGGATGATTGATCGCAAAAACCTGCGTGCGGTTATTACTTCTCTGAAAAAAGAGGAAGTTGTGTGGTTTGCTCCGGATCAGGATTATGGCCCTAAAGGCAGTATTTTTACGCCTTTCTTTGCCGTAGAGAAAGCGGCTACGACTAAAGGACCATTAGTGTTATCGCGCCTGTCTAATGCGGTGATGATGACGATGACCCTGACACGTAAGAGTAACAACAGCGGGTACTGTTTGCATTTTGGCACCGAGTTTAAACAATTACCCGAAGAAGAGGCTGAAGCTTCCGCTTACGTTAACCACGCTATTGAAGCAGAAATTATGCGTGCACCGGAACAATATTTATGGGTTCACCGCCGCTTTAAAACGCGCCCAATTGGCGAGCCTTCCCTCTATGGTGCGTGA